The genome window TCTTCGTCGAAGCCGTTGTTGAAGGCGGCCGGCAAGTAGCGCTTGAGCGTGGACGGGCCGGTGATGCGGTGGGTCCAGGCCACCGGCATGCCTTGGGCGTCGACCACGGCGTTGACCTTGTCGAGGAACACGCCGCGGTACATGTCGTGCTGGGTGTCTTCCTCGCGGCTCCAGGTGACCTTCACCGGGCCTTTCACGTGCCTGGCGATCTGCACCGAGCGCGCCACCATGTCCACTTCGAGGCGGCGCCCGAAGCTGCCGCCCAGGTAGTGGTTGTGCACCGTGACCTTCTCGGGCGGCAGGCCGGCCACCTGGGCCGCGACCGCGCGCGCGATGGTCATCACCTGGGTGCCGGTCCAGATCTCGCAGCCGTCTTCCTTCATGTGCACGGTGCAGTTGAGCGGCTCCATCGCCGCGTGGATCAGGAAGGGCTGCTCGTAGACGGCCGCGATGCGCTTGCCGCCGGCCTTGGCCGGGTCGCCTTCCTGGCGCACCTTGGCGGCCGGGCCTTCGGAGGCGGCGGCCAGCGCGGCCGAGATGGCGGCGCTGTTGACGTTCGCATTCGGGCCGGCGTCCCAATCGATCTCGAGCGCCGCCAAGCCCTTGCGCGCGGCGCCGGTGTGGTCGGCGATCACGGCCACGCAGTCGTCCAGCTTGACCACCTGGCGCACGCCCTTCACCGCGAGGGCGCGGCTCTCGTCGACGCCGCGCAGCTTGCCGCCGAAGGTCGGCGACTGCGCCAGCGCGGCAAACTTCATGCCGGGCACCATGGCGTCGATGCCGTACTTGGCGCTGCCGTTAACCTTGAGCGGGGTGTCCAGGCGCTTGCTGGCCTTGCCCAGCAGCTTGAACTCGGCTGGCTGCTTGAGCGGCACGTCCTTCGGCACCGGCAGGGTGGCCGCGGTCGCGGCCAGGGCGCCGTAGCCCAGACGCTTGCCGCTCGGGCGGTGCAGCACCTGGCCGTTCTGCGCCACGCAGTCGGCCGGCTTGGCCTTCCACTGCTGGGCGGCAGCCTGGACCAGCAGGGTGCGCGCGGCGGCGCCGGCCTGGCGCATCGGCAGATAGGCGGCCCGCATGGTGGTCGAGCCGCCGGTCATCTGGACGCCGAAGATCGGGTTGGCGTACAGCTTGTCGTCCGGACCCGCGTGGCGGATGCGCACCTGCTTGAGGTCGACCTCGAGCTCTTCGGCGACCAGCATCGGCACCGAGGTGTAGGTGCCCTGGCCCATCTCGATGTAGGGCATGGTGACGGTCACCAGGCCGTCGGCGCCGATCAGCACGAAGGCGTTCGGCTCGAAAGGACGGGCTGCGGTCGCGGCTTCGGCCGGGCGACTGGCCACGGCGACCGAAACGCCCAGCAGCAAGCCGCCGCCGGCGGCGGCGCTGGTGAGCAGGAAACCGCGGCGCGACAGGTTCGGCAATTCATTACGCATGCTTGCCTCCCGCGAGCGCCTTGGCGGCGGCCTTGATGCCGGCGCGGATGCGCGGATAGGTGCCGCAGCGGCAGATGTTGCCGCTCATGGCGGCGTCGATGTCCTCGTCGCTGGGCGACTTGTTGGACTTGAGCAGGGCCGCAGCCGACATCAGCTGGCCCGACTGGCAGTAACCGCACTGGACCACTTCCTGGTCGAGCCAGGCCTTCTGCAGGGCCGCGCCGATGCGCGAGTCGCCCAGGGTCTCGACGGTGCTCACGTTGCCCTTGCCGACCATCTCGACGGTCGTCAGGCAGGAGCGGGTGGGCACGCCGTCGACATGCACGGTGCATGCGCCGCACAGGCCCTGGCCGCAGCCGAACTTGGTGCCCGTCATGCCGAGCACGTCGCGCAGCACCCACAGCACCGGGGTGTCGCCCTCGACGTCGACCTTGTGATCCTTGCCGTTCACTTTCATGCCATCCCCTTCCACGGTTGTTTGGCCGCATGGTCTCAGAACTCTTCCGTCAAAACCGGACATATACCCCACTATTTCGGACGTAATGCGGGCTTGTTAATTCTTGTGAAGCGGCGTTTACCGATGCTGCGTTTATTCACGCGGCGCAGGCCGGCGCGCCGGCTGGCCTGGCCCGGTCGCACTGCTGTTACCATCGCGGGATGCGAACCTCTTTCTTTTTGCGCGGCGCCTGGGCCGCGGCGGGCGCCCTGGTCCTGTC of Massilia sp. KIM contains these proteins:
- a CDS encoding molybdopterin cofactor-binding domain-containing protein, which gives rise to MRNELPNLSRRGFLLTSAAAGGGLLLGVSVAVASRPAEAATAARPFEPNAFVLIGADGLVTVTMPYIEMGQGTYTSVPMLVAEELEVDLKQVRIRHAGPDDKLYANPIFGVQMTGGSTTMRAAYLPMRQAGAAARTLLVQAAAQQWKAKPADCVAQNGQVLHRPSGKRLGYGALAATAATLPVPKDVPLKQPAEFKLLGKASKRLDTPLKVNGSAKYGIDAMVPGMKFAALAQSPTFGGKLRGVDESRALAVKGVRQVVKLDDCVAVIADHTGAARKGLAALEIDWDAGPNANVNSAAISAALAAASEGPAAKVRQEGDPAKAGGKRIAAVYEQPFLIHAAMEPLNCTVHMKEDGCEIWTGTQVMTIARAVAAQVAGLPPEKVTVHNHYLGGSFGRRLEVDMVARSVQIARHVKGPVKVTWSREEDTQHDMYRGVFLDKVNAVVDAQGMPVAWTHRITGPSTLKRYLPAAFNNGFDEETVDGAMHPPYAFPNLLVEYVNYEPPVPTSFWRGVGPAHNLFVVESFVDELAHAASKDPVAYRAALLAHNPRAKAVLELAAAKAGWGARLPRGQGRGVSVQNVFGSFIALVTDVAVDKEGEVTVKRVVAAVDTGVAINPDTIRAQVESAVNFGISAALWGQATIEGGRVQQSNFHDVRVMRIHEAPKIETHIVSSQEAPGGMGETGTAGLFPSLANAVFAATGKRLRKLPIDPQQLRGA
- a CDS encoding (2Fe-2S)-binding protein, giving the protein MKVNGKDHKVDVEGDTPVLWVLRDVLGMTGTKFGCGQGLCGACTVHVDGVPTRSCLTTVEMVGKGNVSTVETLGDSRIGAALQKAWLDQEVVQCGYCQSGQLMSAAALLKSNKSPSDEDIDAAMSGNICRCGTYPRIRAGIKAAAKALAGGKHA